Genomic segment of Candidatus Cloacimonadota bacterium:
GTGAAAGGAATATGAAGAAAGGTCTCCACTCCTGTTTTTGGAACCTTTTTTTTGCAGATCATCTATACTTTGAATGATCCTTGATGTTTGTAACTTCTCTTCCATTAATATTTTTTCATAACTTTCTAATTTTTTAGGACTTAAATTTTTTGCAGACATAATTGTTCCTTTCTATATTTTTTTTATTAAATTTATTATTAAATTTTCAAGATTTATCCTGGCTTTAGCAGCATTTTTGTTAATTTCTTCCTGAGTATGAGGTTCGGAATGGAAAATATTGCTTAAATTTGTGACCGCAGAAATTGCTAATATTTTCATCCCGCTGTGAATACCGACGATTACTTCCGGTACGGTTGACATCCCAACCAGATCGGCTCCCATTTTTGCCATCATTAAACATTCAGCTTTTGTTTCCAAACTTGGACCAGAAACTGCGACATACACGCCAGTTTTCAGATCAAAGTTATTTTCTTTAGAGATAGATATAGCGATATCTCTCATTTTTTTATCATAAGGTTCGTTCATACTTGGAAAACGAGGTCCTAATTCCTCGAAATTCTCACCGATCAAAGGATTTGTTCCCATCAAATTAATATGATCTTCTATCAGAATAAGATCTCCGGGCAATAATTCTTTATTCAAACTTCCTGAGGCATTCGTCAGGATCAATTTCTTAACTCCAAGCGCCCTTAATACCCTAATGGGAAAAACTACATCATTCATGGAATATCCTTCATAAAAATGAAGTCTTCCCTGCATAATAATTATCTCTTTGTTTTGAATATTTCCCACAATCAGCTTTCCCTTATGCATGGGAGCTGTAGAAACAGGAAAACCGGGAATTTCAGAATAAGAAATAATAATAGGATTTTTGATGATTTCGGCAATCGTATTTAATCCTGTTCCCAAAATCAAAGCTATTTCGGTTTTGAAATTTATTTTTTCCCGCAGAAAATGAACAGCATTATCGATTTTATTTAACATTGATTGACCTATATCTATCTAATAAAACCTGAAATAATTTGAATTAAGATAATTGCGATAAAAGGGGAAAAATCAATTCCCGGAGTTGGGACAAGTTTTCTGATTCGTCCTAAAACAGGTTCTGTAATTCTGATCAGAAGCTGATATAAGGGATTATATGGATCAGGAGAGAACCAGGATAAAATCGCTCTTAAAATAATGAGGATCATATAAATATCAAGGACTCTGATTATTATAAATCTAAAAAAATCCATATCTTAAAATACCTCATGACAATTTCGACAACGAGCTTCATAAATATCCGATGCTCCGACAATTATAGTGTCTTTATCGTGCGTTAGTCGTTGTGTTCTACTGGCTGGATTTCCGCATTTAACACAGATTGCATTCAGTTTTGTGATATATTCGGCTATCGCCAGAAGTTGTGGCATCGGTCCAAAAGGTTTTCCTCTGTAATCCTGATCTAAACCGGCTACGACAACTCTTTTTCCTGAATCAGCCAATTCTGTGCAAACCTTCAGGATTTCATCATCAAAAAACTGAACTTCGTCGATAGCAACTACTTCCGTTTCTTTTTTTATTAACGGCAGTATTTCTTCAGCTTTCTCAACTTTCTGGGATTGGATCTTCATTTGATTGTGAGAGACAATATGCTCATCATCAAACCTGTTATCGATTTTCGGTTTAAAAACCTGACATTTCTGTCTGGCAAATTCCGTTCTGTGAATTCGGCGGATCAACTCTTCGGTTTTCCCGCTGAACATACTTCCACAAATGACTTCTATCCAGCCCGTCTTATTACTAATAATATTCATTCAACAACCTCAAGCGGACATTTATTTTTAGATACTGTTTTTTCGTCAAATTTTTTCATTATGAATTCAGTTTAAGGCAAAATAGTTTAATTTTCTTGACTTTAAAATGAGTTCATAATTTCTAAATTCAAAAATAAATGTTTCAAAATTTATGAAGAATTATGAAACAGGAATTATTAGCCACGCAGTTCAGAAAGAATCGCGAAATTATAAAATACTTATTGTAAATTCTTGTT
This window contains:
- a CDS encoding purine-nucleoside phosphorylase, which produces MLNKIDNAVHFLREKINFKTEIALILGTGLNTIAEIIKNPIIISYSEIPGFPVSTAPMHKGKLIVGNIQNKEIIIMQGRLHFYEGYSMNDVVFPIRVLRALGVKKLILTNASGSLNKELLPGDLILIEDHINLMGTNPLIGENFEELGPRFPSMNEPYDKKMRDIAISISKENNFDLKTGVYVAVSGPSLETKAECLMMAKMGADLVGMSTVPEVIVGIHSGMKILAISAVTNLSNIFHSEPHTQEEINKNAAKARINLENLIINLIKKI
- a CDS encoding YggT family protein, whose product is MDFFRFIIIRVLDIYMILIILRAILSWFSPDPYNPLYQLLIRITEPVLGRIRKLVPTPGIDFSPFIAIILIQIISGFIR
- a CDS encoding thymidine kinase, which produces MNIISNKTGWIEVICGSMFSGKTEELIRRIHRTEFARQKCQVFKPKIDNRFDDEHIVSHNQMKIQSQKVEKAEEILPLIKKETEVVAIDEVQFFDDEILKVCTELADSGKRVVVAGLDQDYRGKPFGPMPQLLAIAEYITKLNAICVKCGNPASRTQRLTHDKDTIIVGASDIYEARCRNCHEVF